In Bradyrhizobium sp. 170, the DNA window CGAACGGCTCGAGCGGGAAGATCTGACTGTCATGGCCTATCGCTTCGCGGGCGACAAGTTCTGCATGGCGCAACGCTTCGCGGCCTATAGGGGCGCGCTCGGTGATCGCTTTATCGGGCGGGTGCTTCCGGACAGCGCGGCGAACACCGATCTTGCGCCGTTCTTCGCGCGCCACGTCACGACCCCGCACAGTGTCGTTACCGCGCACCTGATCGACGAAGCGGGCCAGCCGACGATCGCGGCCCGCGACGAGATCCTGGCGTTCTTCGAGCAAAGACTCAAATGAGTCCGGAACTGACTGCGCGATTGCTTGTGTTGCGGTGATGCGGCCTAGCGTCTGGGTCAGGTATGCTTGTCGAGGCGCCGCTTCAGCAGCGTCAGATGCTGCAGCAGATCCGACTGCGCGACGGGCGACAGTTCGCCGATCAGGGCAATCACCCATTCCTCATGCCGGCGCGCCATCCGGCCGAATTCCCTGGCACCCTCCTGCGACAGCCGCAGACGAAAAGTGCGGCGGTCCTCGGAATCGACCTCGCGATGGATGAAGCCATCGGCCTCCAGCTTCTGCACCAGCGCGGTGATCGCGCCGTTCGAAACCATCAGAAGTTGGGAAACTTCAGACATGGTCGCGCCTTCAGGCTTGCGCGTGAGCTGCGCCAACAGGTCGAAGCGGGCCAGCGTGGTGTTGAACTCCTTGCGCAGCCGGGCGTTCAGCGCCTTCTCGATCCGGGTGGCGCAGGAGAGCAGCCGCAGCCAGATGCGCAATTCCAGATGCGCGCCGTCGGATTCGTGCGCCGGCTCGACCGGCCGCAACGCTTGCCCGCGCGCGCCCTTCGCTGATCTGGGCTTTCGTTTGACTGTGGCATCCATGGCTGTGATCTCACCGGGCTAGATGGAAATCGATCCGATGCTGGCTCCGCCGCAGACATAAAGCGTCTGTCCGGTGATGAAGTCGGCATCCGGTGAACTGAAGAAACTGACTGCGCGCGCGACGTCGGCGGATTTGCCGAGGCGGCCGAGCGGAATCGACTGCGCCAGCTTTTTCGCGCGTTCGGATTCCGGCGACATCACGCTCTCGAACATCTCGGTATCTCCGATCGGGCCGGGTGCGACGACATTGACGGTAATGCCAAAGGGGGCAAGCTCCAGCGCCCAGGTCCGCGCCATGCCGATGATGCCGGCCTTGGTCGCCGAATAGACCGTGCGCGTGGCGGCTCCCAGCGCGGCGCGGGACGACAGCAGCACGATACGGCCGAAGCGGGCCTGCTTCATGCCCGGCAGCGCCGCCTGCGCCAGCGCAATCGCGGCGCCGAAATGCAGCTGCGCCAATGCGCCGACGTCCTCGTCAGCGACCTCTTCCAGCGGCTTGGCGCGGATCGCGCCGGCATTGTGCACGACATGCGTGATCGCGACCTTTGCAGCGATCTCGTCCGCGGCCTGCCGCGTCGCCGTCGCATCGAGCAGGTCGACCTCGCGCGAGGAGAGTTTTGGATGGCTCCAGTCGGGCTTGCGCCGCGACAGCGAGATCACGTCATAGCCCTCGGCCAGGAGGCCGCGGGCGATCGCCGCGCCGATGCCGGTATTGCCGCCGCTCACGATCGCCGTGTGGTGGACCACGCTCATTCTCCGTCACATAAAGAGCTGGATGTTGCCGAAGGCAGCATCGCAATTGATCAGGTCGACGCGCTTGAGCTTGATCTTCAGCCTGCCGTTCTCGACGCTCAGATGATGCGTCGCCCAGGCCGCATAGAGTGTCTGCTCTTCCAGGCGCGTCTCCACATAATGCATCGCCGTCCAGGTGACATAGCTGTTGGCAGCGGTGTCGCGCGAATCGACCTGCGGCGTCTGCAGCACGTGATGACAGCGGCTCTTCGGCTTCTGGCTAAAAGTCCGCGCGCCCTTGAGCCGTTCGACCCGGATCGAGAGCAACAGCTTGTCCTCGTACATCAGCGAGCAGGTCAGCCGCGGATCGGTTTGATTCCATTCCAGCGGCATCCAGTAGAAGGCGTCGTCGGCGTACATATCGAGCCATTCGTCGAAACGCTGCTGGTCGATCAGCCGCGCCTCGCGGACGACGAAGTCGATCAATTCCTGGTCCGTAGGAACCGCATTCTTGAGGGGAGCCTCGGCGAGCATGCTCATGTCACATCCCCACCGTCATGAACTTGCTCCAGGCCCGGAACTGATGGCGCATCGGCCACTCGCTGGTCCCGTTGACCGCCACGTTGGTCTGTTCGGCTTCGTCGGGGCTGTAGAGGCGCTGGAGGTTCACCCACTCGTTGCCGTTCGAGTGCAGGCCTTCCTGCGCCCGCTCATACATTTCGAGGTCGTCATGGCCGACGATGGAAGTCGGCGCATTGATGAGGCGGTTGTACATCAGCGTGCGCTCGAGCAACATGTCCGGCGCATCGACGAGCTGGAAGGTCCAGGATTCCACCAGCGTCTTGTTGGCCGCGATCGGCTTGAAGTGCCGCAACAGCTGGATTGGACCTTTGATCATGATGTTGGGGAAATAGACCGTGTTATGTCTGTTTTCGTCCAGGATCGCCTTGGCGCGTTCCTCGCCATAGGCGGCTTTCATCTTCTCGAAATAGCCAGGCACCGCCGAATAGTCGGAATGGATCGAATGATGCACGCCGGTGTGGCCGTGGCCGTTGTCCCAGATCCGGATGCCCATGTTCTCGAAGAACTCGTACGGGCTCATGAAGGGAGCGATGATCTCGACCGCCATCGGCTTCCTGGTGCCGGGCGGCGCCTTCTTCCAGACTTCGACCACGGTCCCGGCCGAGGATTCGTGCGCCACCATCGGATGACAGGTGTCGGTCTGGTTTTCGACCAGCATCTTCCAATTGCAATTGTGCATGTAGCGCAGCACGCCGCCGGCGACCTTGAGCTGGCCGGCCGGCGAACGGTCGACCATGTTGTCGAAGCTCGACAGGCTTTCGCCGAAGAACTCCTCGAAGTCGAGGCCGCCGTCGTTGATCTTGGCGAACACAAAGCCGCGGTAGTTGCGGACATGGCGCACCGGCGCCATTCCGGGCGCGGCGTGGCTCTGTTCGAAGCCGGTGTTCTCGTAGCCCTTCTTCAAGGGGATTGCGAGCAGCGAGCCGTCGGTCTTGAAGCTCCAGGCGTGGTAGGGGCAGCGGAAGAATTTTCCGGTGTTGCCGCAGGTCTCGGACGTGATGCGCGTGCCTTTGTGGGGACAACGGTTGTGCAACACGTGCACCTTGCCATCGGTGTGGCGCACGAGCAGGACCGGCTGCGTGCCGATCGTGGTGCCGAAATAATCGCCGGGATTGGGGACCTGGCTGTCGTGACCGACATAGACCCAGCTGTTCGGGAACATATGCTCCATTTCGAGCTGGAACACCTCTTCGCTCACATAGACGTCGCGGTGAACTTCCTGCTCGCGGACCAGCGCGCGAAGCGCCTCGGCGTTGCCGGCATATCGGGTCATGCGTTCCTCCTTCACAGGTCGAGCACAAGTCTTTTGGTTTTCGCGCGCGAAATGCAGATCTGCATCACCTTGTTCGATGCCTTCTCGCTTTCGCTCAGGATGTAATCGCGATGATCGGGAATGCCCTCGATGACAGTCGTCTGGCAGATCCCGCAATCGCCGCGCTTGCAGTCATGTATCGGGTCCTCGCCGGCCTCGAGCAGCACATCGAGAATGGTCTTGCCGGCGGGAATTTCATAGACGCGGCCGCTGCCCTTGAGTTCGACCTCGAAACTGGTATCGCCGGATTTCTCCTCGGGCGCGGTGAAGATTTCGAAATGCAGCTGTCCCTGCGGCCAGTTCATCTGCCTGGCCAGCGCGATCGCGGCCTCGATCATCGGCAGCGGTCCGCAGAGATAAAGCGGTACGTCGGGCGCCAGCCGGCTCATCAGGCCCTCTAGATCGAAGAAGCGGCCGGCCTCGTCGTCGGCGTGGATGGTCGCGCTAGCGCTGGCCAGCCGCTCGATGTCGCCGAGAAAAGGGAGTTCGCTGCGGCTGCGGCCGGCGTAATAGAACGAGAATGGCCGCTTTGCCGCGCTCAATTCGCAGGCCATCGTAAGCAGCGGCGTCACGCCGATGCCGCCTGCGACCAGCGCGACTTCGCCCGCGCCCGCTTGGAGCGGAAAATTGTTCGCCGGCGGCGAGATCGTCAGGCGATCGCCGGTCTTGAGACCGTGCATAAAGCTGGAGCCGCCGCGGCTCTTGTTTTCCTGCAGCACGGCGATGCGATAGGCAGTCGGATGTTCGGCGGCCGCGCGCGGCGAAATCGTCTCGATCAGCGAATAGGAGCGTCGGCCGACATCGGGCAGATGGACGTCGATATGCGCGCCCGCGGCCCAGCCCGGCATCGGGGCGCCGTTAGCGCGCGCAAGCACGAATTCGCGAATGCGCGGCGTGAGCGCCTCGGCCTTCGACACCACGACTTCGAATTGATCCATCCTCAGGCGTCCTCGAACAGTGTCTCGACGGTGCGTAATGCGCCGTCGAGCTCAGCGCCATCGGCGTCCTTCAGCGCGACCTTGGTCAGCCGCTGTACCCATTCGGCAGCATCGGGCCGGCCGGCCAAGCGGTCGGACGCCTGCATGACCTTGTCGAATTTCGATTCACCGCGGGAATGCGTGTCCGAGTAGCCACCGACGAGACGGCGCGCCTCGCACACGGCGGTCGCGAGCGCTGTATCACTCGCGGCGAATTTCCGGACGCGCTGCGTCCATTGGTCGAGATGGCGCATCTCGCGGGCATGGCGCAGCGTGCGACGACGAAATCGCCGCAGGCCTGCCACGCAGTACAGCATCAGGAACGCCGAGGGCGAGGTCGTGCGCAATTTTCGTCCACGATCGATGAGCTTGCCGAGCCGTTCGCTGCGTTCGACCTTCTCGCCGAGCCGCGGTGGCAAGAGCCCTGCCATCTCCTCGATCCGCGGATGGAAGAATTCGGTGATGGCGAGAAGTTGGTCGTCACCGGCCCGCGCCTCGCGGCGCACCCGATCGAATCGCCCGGCGCGCGTCTTCAAATCCGCCACGCGGATCACGTCGTCATAGGCCATCGCGACGGCGAGATATTTGGCAAAAGCCTGCATCAGCCCGATCGCGTCGCGCGGCATCGCTTCCAGCCGGTCGAGATATTCGCGGCCATAGGCGACGTCCTGATAATCGACCACGCGCTGCAGGCCGGCTGCGACGATGCCGTGCAGCTCTGCCGGCAATTGCCGCGCCCGCGCGACAAGCGCGTCATAATCGGCGTGGCCGATCGGCTCGAGACGCGGAAAGCGTTTGGCGAGCGGCGGCTTTGCCGTCGGCTTGATCTTGGGATCCTGCTTGAGCGTGGCGACGGCGCGCTCGCGGCCGGCGGTGAAGGCGCGCAGGCTGGCATCGACGCCGACGCCGGCCGCCCTGATCGTGGCCTCGAAATCCTCGGTCGTGAAGGGCAGGGCGCCCGAGCCCGCGAGCGCACCGAACAGCACCGAGGAGACGACGCTGCCGGTGGCATCGGCGATCTCGGCCATGTCGAACGCGATGAAGCGGTTGGCCGCGACATTGGCCGCCTCATAGACCTGCGACGCGTCGGCGGTGCCGTCACCGGGCGCGGTCTTCTCGCTCACGGCCAGCGAGCGGTGCGAGGAGCCGATCAAAAGCGTACGGTCGGGCGAAACCAGTCCGCGCAGGATGGCGCGGCCGGCCTCCATCAGTTCGGCGCCGATCACGATGTCGACCTTGCCGGGCGCCGGCATCAGCGACAGCACGGGGTGACGGTCCGGCTTGCCGGCGTCAGGTGCGATCATCTCGATGTAGTAGATGGTAGCGCCGGTGCGCTGGGCGACGCCGGGCACCGAGGTCGATTGCGCGAACCAGCCGCGCCGCTCGGAAAGCGCGACAATCCAGTCGACCAGCACGCCGCCGCCCTGGCCGCCCATTGCGAGCACCGCGATGGTGATGGGCCGAGCCTGACTGAGCGCGATGGAGGAGGGCGCTACGGAGACGTTCATACCGCCTCCTGTTGGAACATGATCCGCCGTCCCGCCCGCCAGCGCTGCAGGGCGCCGATCACACCCCGCCAGATGCGGTCGAGCCGTGCTTCGAAGGCGCTCGGATTGGAAACGATGTCGGCACGGTAGAAGGAGGGACACAAGACGGCGGCGTCCGCGACCTCGCCGCAATGGCCGCACCCGACGCAAGTATTGTCGACGGCGGCGACCGGATTGTCCTTCAACGGATCGGTTGTCGGCTTCACCGACAGCGACGGGCAGCCGGACAGGCGGATACAGGCGTGGTCGCCGGAACAGGTGTCCTCGTCGACACCGAAGCGCTCGCGCACGACGCGCTCGCCGCGCTTGGCGGCTGCGGCCACCAGCGGCTTCACGCGCCGCTGCTTGTTCAGCATGCATTCCGACGAGGCGACGATGATCTTCGGGCCCTTTTCCTCCGTCGTCAGCGCCTCGCGCAGGGTGTCGCGCATGCGCGTGACGTCATAGGTGCGGTCGATCTGGCGCACCCATTTGGCGCCGACGCCCTTCACCGCCTCGACGATCGGATGCTTGGTCGAACGCGAACGGTTGTCGGCGCGCGAGGAGGGGATGTCCTGGCCGCCGGTCGCGGCGGAATAATAATTGTCGACCACGACGATCACGCCGTCATGCTGGTTGAAGACGGCGTTGCCGACGCCGCTGGTCAACCCGTTATGCCAGAAGCCGCCGTCGCCCATCATCGAGATCGAGCGCTTGCTCGCCGCGACGTTGAAGGCGGAGGCCGAGGCCGGGCCGAGCCCGTAGCCCATGGTGGTGGCGCCGATATTGAACGGCGGCAGGATCGAAAACAAATGGCAGCCGATATCGGCGGCGATGTGGTGCGGGCCGAGTTCCTTCTCGACCAGCTTCATTGCGGAAAAGATCGGCCGCTCCGGGCAGCCGGTGCAGAAGCCCGGCGGCCGCGGCGGCACGACGTCGGCCAGCGCGCGGATCTTGTCGTCGACCTCGACACGGTCGATGTTCGGCGCGCGTGCGGCATCGGGAAGCGCATCCGCGCGCCAGCGGCGGATGAAAGCGCCGATCGCCGCGCCCATGACCTGGGCGGTGTATTCGCCGGCCATCAGGAACAGGTCCTTGCCGTGCAGCTTGGCCGGAATGTCGGCGTTGCGCAGGATCTTGTGCAGCGCCTGCTCGATGAATTCGGGCTGGCCCTCCTCGACCATCAGCACGGCCTTCTTAGCCCGGCAGAAGTCGATTACCTCGCGGTCCACGATCGGGTAGGTCACGTTCATTACATAGAGCGGCACCCGCGTCTCGCCCCAGATATCGGCAAGGCCGGCCTCGCGCAGCGCCGTGATGACGCCGTTGTACATGCCGCCCTGCATGATGATGCCGATGTCGTCGATATCGCCGTCGAAGGTCTCGTTCATGCCGCGCGCGTGGATGAATTCGACCGCTGCGGGCCAGCGGTGCTCGATCTTCTCCTTCTCGTGCAGGAACGAGGCCGGCGGCAGCACGATGCGGTTCGTGTCGCGCGACGGCGCATCGAGCGCGCGGGAAAGCGGAAAGGAAGGGCGGACGTTGTCGCGGGTAGCGAAGCGGCCGTGCACATGGCAGGCGCGGATCCGCACCTCCAGCATGACAGGCGTATTCGACGCCTCGGATAGCTCGAAGGAATCGTGCACGGCCTTGACGATGGACGCCACGTTGGGCCGCGGATCGACCAGCCAGAGCTGCGACTTCATCGCAAAGGCATGCGAACGCTCCTGCATGATGGAGGAGCCTTCGCCGTAATCCTCGCCGATGATGATGAGCGCGCCGCCGGTGACGCCGCCTGAGGACAGGTTGGCGAGCGCGTCGGACGCGACGTTGATGCCGACCGGCGCCTTGAACGTGACCGCGCCACGGATCGGATACATCACGGAGGCAGCCAGCGTCGCGGCTGCGGTGGCCTCGCTGGCGCTCGATTCAAAATGCACACCGAGGTCGGAAAGGATATCCTGCGCGTCCGACAGCACGTCCATCAGATGCGAGATCGGCGCGCCCTGGTAGCCGGCGACATAGCTGACGCCGCATTCGAGCAGGGCCTTGGTAATGGCGAGGATACCTTCGCCGCGAAACTCCTGGCCGGCACCCAGCTTCAGGTCTTCCACCTCGCGCGCGAAAGAGCGTTCTGCCATGCTCGCCTCCTCGGCCTTGCGGGGAACTCCGGATGACCGAATATAATTTTAGACATCAAACAAAAATGATGTCAATCGGACTTGCGGGTTTGCGTAAGGCAAAACAGCGTATGTGCATCTATCTGCGATTTTGTAGCCTATTTCGTGAGCTTCATGCACAGCCGGCCGGCGCCAGCGCCGGATCGGCTCGCTTGACAGGATATTTTAGCCATGAAACATTATTGAAGCGCGTCGCGCCTGACGGCGTACGCCAAGGCGGCCTTTGCGGGAGATTGACATGACCCCGGTTTCGCAGTTGCGCGGGCCGTCTCGCGAACATCTCGCGTGGCCGTTCTTCGATTCCCGCCACAGCGATTACGCTGCGGCGCTTGATGCATTTGCAGCCGGTCTTGGCGATACGCACGGCGGTGACGTCGACGAGACCTGCCGTTCGCTCGTGCGCCAGCTAGGCGCTGCGGGGCTGCTGGAGGCATCGGTCGCGGGCGATCGGCCCGATGCGGTGATCGATTCCCGGCAGATTTGTCTGGCCCGCGAGACGCTGGCCTGGCACAGCGGGCTCGCCGATTTCGCTTTTGCGATGCAGGGACTTGGCACCGGGGCGGTGGCGATTGCAGGCTCCCCTGAATTGCGCGCAATGGTGCTGCCGAAGGCACGGCGCGGCGACTGGGTCGCCGCCTTTGCCCTGTCGGAGAAGGAAGCGGGTTCCGACGTTGCCGCGATGGCCTGCAGCGCGCGGCGCGAGGGCGACCACTACATCCTGGATGGCGAGAAGACCTGGATTTCCAACGGCGGCATCGCCGACGTCTATACGCTGTTTGCGCGAACCGGCGAGGCACCGGGCGCGCGGGGCATTTCGGCCTTCGTGGTGCTTCCGGACGATCCTGGATTCTCGATTGCCGACCGCATCGATGTGATGGCGCCGCATCCACTGGCGACGCTGCGTTTCGACGCCTGCCGGATTCCGGCGGCGCGGCTGTTGGGTTCGCCGGGCGAAGGTTTCAAGATCGCGATGCGCACCCTCGATATCTTCCGCGCCTCGGTCGCAGCAGCCGCACTTGGTTTTGCCCGCCGTGCGCTCGACGAGGCAGTGGCGCATGCGCTGTCACGGCGGATGTTCGGCGGCGTGCTCGCCGACCAGCAGTTGACGCAGGCGGCCCTCGGCGACATGGCCGCGGATGTCGATGCCAGCGCGCTCCTCACCTATCGGGCGGCCTGGCGGCGCGACGTGCAGAAATTGCCAACAACGCGTCAGGCGGCGATGGCGAAGATGGTCGCGACTGAAACCGCACAGACCGTAATCGACCGCGCCGTGCAGATGTTCGGCGGCCGAGGTGTGCGCTCCGGCGAGATCGTCGAGCAGCTCTACCGCGAGATTCGCGCGTTGCGCATCTATGAAGGCGCGACCGAAGTCCAGAAACTCATTATCGGACGCGACGTCCTGAAGGTGGGCTAGCCCGCGCGGGTGTCCAGTCGCGTCCTGCTACGGGAGTTAAGAAATGTTCGAGTTCTTGCAGCCGCCCGGTTGGGCCAAGCCGAGCGGTTACGCGAACGGCATCGCCGCCCGCGGCAAGATGATCTTCGTCGCAGGCCAGATTGGCTGGAACGAACAGTGCAAGTTCGAGTCCGACGATTTGGTAGAGCAGATCGGCCAGACCTTGAAGAACGTCGATGCAGTTGTGCGTGCCGGCGGCGCCGGGCCCGAGCATATCGTGTCGATGACGTGGTTCCTGCTCGATCGTAAGGAGTATTCGGCGCGCCTGAAGGAAATCGGCGCGGCCTATCGCGGCGTCATGGGCCGGAACTTTCCGGCCATGACGGCGCTGCAGGTATCGGGGCTGATCGAGGATCGCGCCAAGGTCGAAATCCAGGCGATTGCGATGATACCGGACCAGATGAACTGACAACGCGACGCCGGATACGGCGCCAACTCACAGGAGGGCGACATGGCAACGAAAGCTCGTGAGAACCACCGGGAAGACGTGGCCGGACGGGCCAATGTCGAGGATACGCCTGAATTGCTCGCCTACTATGACCAGCTCGAAAAGCTTGAGGCGGGCGCGCTCTGGACGGTCGCGAACAAGATCGAGCCCTGGCAGCCCAAATCGTCCTCCGTTCCGGTGTTGTGGCGTTATGAGGACCTGCGCGCGCATGTGCTGCGCTCCGTCGAACTGGTGTCGCCGGAGAAGGCCGGGCGGCGCGTCATCTATCTGAACAATCCCGGTAGGCGCGACCACGCCGCCGCGGTCGGCTGGCTGTATTCCGGCCTGCAGGTCATGCATCCGGGCGAGGTCGCGTCCGCCCACGCCCATTCGGCGTCCGCGCTTCGCTTCATCATGGAAGGCGAGGGCGCCTACACCATCGTCGACGGTCACAAGATGACGCTCGGCGCCAACGACTTCGTGCTGACGCCGAACGGTACCTGGCACGAACACGGCGTCTCCAGCGACGGCACGCCCTGCATCTGGCAGGATGGCCTAGACATTCCCCTGGTCAATACGCTCGAAGCTAATTTCTACGTGGTTCATCCCGACCTGCAGCAGAGCGTCGGCTATCCCGTCGACGACATGACGCACACCTGGGGCAGTCCCGGCTTGCGTCCGGCGGGCGCCGAATGGTCCAAGGGATATTCGCCGCTATTGAAATATGAGTGGGGCCCGACCTACGAGGCACTGCAGCGCTATGGCAAGGCCACCGACGGTTCGCCGTATGACGGTATTCTCATGAACTACGTGAATCCGGTGACCGGCGGGCCGGTGATGCAGACGATCGGCGCATCGATGCAGATGCTGCGGCCGGGCGAGAGCACGCGCGCGCATCGTCACACCGGCAGTTTCATCTATCAGGTCGCCAAGGGGCGCGGTCACTCGATCATCGATGGCAAGCGCTTCGACTGGAAGGAGCGCGACATCTTCTGCGTTCCGTCCTGGGCCTGGCACGAACATGTGAACGCCTCCGCCAGCGAGGACGCCTGCCTGTTCACCTTCAACGACCTGCCGGTCATGCACGCGCTCGGGCTCTACCGTGAGGAAGCCTTTGGCGACAATGGCGGCCGGCAGCCCCTCGTAGCTTAGGAGACCAACAGTGCGTCTAGTTACCTTTCGCAGCACGGTCGAAGCTGCCGCCCGTCTTGGAGCGGTTGTCGACGATCTCGTCGTGGACGTCGAGGAGGCCGGCCACCATGCCGGGGCTTCCCTTCCGTCATCGATGCTCGACTTTATTGATCTTGGGCCGCCCGCGCTGGCAGCGCTCAAGAGAATACTGAACGAGGGCAAGGACCATTGGCCCGTCGGCGCCGCATTGCCGCTCGCGAATGTCAGGCTGCTGGCGCCGATCCCGCGTCCGCGTAAGAACATCTTCGGTATCGGCCTCAATTATGTCGAGCACGTCGCGGAATCGTCGCGCGCGCTCGATACGGCAAAGGACCTGCCGAAGCAGCCCATCATCTTCTCGAAGCCGCCGACCAGCGTCATCGGGCCAGACGAAGCCATCCATCACAACAAGGCGATCACGCAGCAGCTCGACTGGGAAGTCGAGCTTGCCGTCGTGATGGGAAGGACCGCACGGCGGGTGCCGGAAGCCGAGGCGCTCGGCTTTGTGTTCGGCTACAGCGTGATGATCGACATCAGCGCCCGCGACAATCGCCGCGCCGGCCAATGGATCTACTCCAAGGGACAGGACACCTACGCGCCGTTCGGGCCGTGCATCGTTACCGCAGACGAAATCACCGATCCGCACGCGCTCGATCTCTGGCTGACGGTGAACGGCGTCGAGAAGCAGCGCTCCAACACGCGCCACATGCTGTTCAAGGTGCCGCTCCTGATCGCGGACATCTCGGCGGCGATGACGCTGGAACCCGGAGACATCATCGCGACGGGGACGCCCGAGGGCGTCGGCGCCGGCCGCTCCCCGCAGGAATGGCTGTGGCCGGGCGACGTGGTGGAAGCGGAAGTGACGGGCATCGGCCGGCTGCGCCACCCGGTGGTGGCGATCTGAGAGGCCGGCATGATCTTCGACATGGAGACGCTGGAGGCGCAGAACCGCTACAAGATCCTGACGGCCACGGTGACGCCGCGGCCGATCGCCTGGATCACCACGCTCTCCGCCAGCGGCGTGGTCAATGCCGCGCCGTTCAGCTTCTTCAACGTGATGGGGCATGAGCCGCCCACCGTCGCGATCGGTCTTTTGGCAGGGTCGGAGCGCTTCAAGGACACGGCGGCCAATATCCTCGATACCGGCGAGTTCGTCGTGAACCTCGTTGGCGAA includes these proteins:
- a CDS encoding RidA family protein produces the protein MFEFLQPPGWAKPSGYANGIAARGKMIFVAGQIGWNEQCKFESDDLVEQIGQTLKNVDAVVRAGGAGPEHIVSMTWFLLDRKEYSARLKEIGAAYRGVMGRNFPAMTALQVSGLIEDRAKVEIQAIAMIPDQMN
- a CDS encoding cupin domain-containing protein — its product is MATKARENHREDVAGRANVEDTPELLAYYDQLEKLEAGALWTVANKIEPWQPKSSSVPVLWRYEDLRAHVLRSVELVSPEKAGRRVIYLNNPGRRDHAAAVGWLYSGLQVMHPGEVASAHAHSASALRFIMEGEGAYTIVDGHKMTLGANDFVLTPNGTWHEHGVSSDGTPCIWQDGLDIPLVNTLEANFYVVHPDLQQSVGYPVDDMTHTWGSPGLRPAGAEWSKGYSPLLKYEWGPTYEALQRYGKATDGSPYDGILMNYVNPVTGGPVMQTIGASMQMLRPGESTRAHRHTGSFIYQVAKGRGHSIIDGKRFDWKERDIFCVPSWAWHEHVNASASEDACLFTFNDLPVMHALGLYREEAFGDNGGRQPLVA
- a CDS encoding fumarylacetoacetate hydrolase family protein → MRLVTFRSTVEAAARLGAVVDDLVVDVEEAGHHAGASLPSSMLDFIDLGPPALAALKRILNEGKDHWPVGAALPLANVRLLAPIPRPRKNIFGIGLNYVEHVAESSRALDTAKDLPKQPIIFSKPPTSVIGPDEAIHHNKAITQQLDWEVELAVVMGRTARRVPEAEALGFVFGYSVMIDISARDNRRAGQWIYSKGQDTYAPFGPCIVTADEITDPHALDLWLTVNGVEKQRSNTRHMLFKVPLLIADISAAMTLEPGDIIATGTPEGVGAGRSPQEWLWPGDVVEAEVTGIGRLRHPVVAI